The following coding sequences lie in one Synechococcus sp. PCC 7336 genomic window:
- a CDS encoding mannosyltransferase family protein — protein MWGLSRAAICLVMLVLVPAISSPDDSIAYGWNVFHAWDSPQYIDLARNGYINNDGSPGGNVAFFPLFPGLLRAIASLGMPYIPAGVVVNSLAFLGAAICLYRWMAERYSIAVARWVTAVLVWCPFSIFGTVIYTEGVFLLFSTAALSTFDRKRYLQSALWGALASLTRILGIALIASFWLVAWRERRSKWAYIAGLLASFGLLAYTIYCWVAFSDPLAFISVQHQLWERTRGINVADWLVLFGQVTVGPVNVERGMFADPLYPVGMAIVCLVSAVLWRRRKAIGEGRAGSILFVLFVAAWLIAGDPLINTLMIVGGIVVLWLARKQLGLLSFAYAAFSVAIILASGQATSAERYMYGIVPLTIAVGEWLSRHRRWGYAVFSFFAILLVMFSIRFAQEQWVA, from the coding sequence ATGTGGGGGTTGAGTCGGGCCGCGATCTGTCTGGTTATGCTCGTCCTCGTTCCTGCAATCTCTTCCCCAGATGACAGTATTGCCTACGGCTGGAACGTGTTTCATGCCTGGGACAGTCCCCAATATATCGATCTCGCCCGAAACGGCTACATCAATAACGATGGCTCGCCCGGTGGCAATGTGGCTTTCTTTCCCCTATTTCCCGGACTGTTGCGGGCGATCGCCAGTCTCGGCATGCCCTATATCCCTGCGGGGGTCGTGGTTAATAGTTTGGCCTTTCTCGGGGCAGCGATCTGTCTCTATCGTTGGATGGCAGAGCGCTACAGCATAGCGGTTGCCCGTTGGGTCACGGCTGTGTTGGTCTGGTGTCCGTTTTCCATTTTTGGCACGGTCATTTATACCGAAGGGGTCTTTCTGCTCTTCAGTACCGCCGCACTCTCCACCTTCGATCGCAAACGTTACCTGCAATCCGCCCTATGGGGTGCTTTGGCCAGTTTGACGAGAATTTTGGGCATTGCCTTAATTGCCTCTTTTTGGCTAGTGGCTTGGAGAGAGCGGAGATCGAAGTGGGCCTATATTGCCGGACTTCTGGCCAGCTTCGGACTGCTCGCCTACACGATCTATTGTTGGGTGGCGTTTTCAGATCCACTGGCGTTTATCAGCGTCCAGCACCAGTTGTGGGAACGCACTCGCGGAATCAATGTTGCCGATTGGCTCGTGTTGTTCGGCCAAGTCACAGTCGGCCCTGTGAATGTGGAGCGAGGAATGTTTGCCGATCCCCTCTACCCTGTCGGGATGGCGATCGTCTGTCTGGTCTCTGCTGTCTTGTGGCGCAGGCGCAAGGCGATCGGAGAGGGTCGAGCGGGCAGCATCTTGTTTGTTTTGTTTGTAGCAGCTTGGTTGATTGCGGGCGATCCATTGATTAATACCCTCATGATTGTGGGGGGGATCGTGGTGTTGTGGCTGGCGCGCAAGCAGTTGGGCCTATTGTCGTTTGCCTATGCCGCGTTTAGTGTTGCCATTATTCTCGCTTCCGGGCAGGCGACATCGGCAGAACGATATATGTACGGGATTGTGCCCCTGACGATCGCGGTGGGCGAGTGGTTGAGCCGCCATCGCCGCTGGGGCTATGCTGTGTTTAGCTTTTTTGCGATCCTATTGGTCATGTTTTCGATTCGGTTTGCGCAAGAGCAGTGGGTAGCGTAA
- a CDS encoding PhzF family phenazine biosynthesis protein — MRELPSFDPQFVWERSPEMPQSVIQVDAFTDRPFAGNPAAICVMAEAASDEWMQQVAAEMNLSETAFVVPCAGEFGLRWFTPAIEVDFCGHATLASAHVLWSEGHLPRENEARFHTRVGVLTARLAGDWIELNFPAKPVTPIDPPPALLEALGVEAIAVSADAVNYCVEIESADRLRSLQPNFALLAQLPKLGTIVTCRSDRPEYAILSRYFAPAAGIDEDPVTGSAHSSLGPYWQAKLGQSEFVAYQASPRGGVVEVRNLGDRVSLRGRAVTVLRGELLARSSK; from the coding sequence ATGCGAGAATTGCCCAGTTTCGACCCTCAATTCGTTTGGGAGCGATCGCCAGAGATGCCGCAATCTGTCATTCAAGTGGACGCCTTTACCGATCGCCCCTTTGCCGGTAACCCCGCCGCCATCTGCGTCATGGCTGAAGCTGCTAGCGACGAGTGGATGCAGCAGGTGGCCGCCGAGATGAATCTGTCCGAAACGGCATTTGTGGTGCCCTGCGCGGGAGAGTTCGGTTTGCGCTGGTTCACCCCCGCGATCGAGGTGGACTTTTGCGGTCATGCCACCCTCGCCAGCGCCCACGTATTGTGGTCGGAAGGGCATCTGCCTCGGGAGAACGAAGCGCGCTTTCACACCCGCGTCGGGGTACTGACTGCACGGTTGGCAGGGGATTGGATCGAATTAAATTTTCCGGCCAAGCCAGTGACGCCCATCGATCCCCCGCCAGCGTTACTGGAGGCGTTGGGAGTAGAGGCGATCGCCGTTTCGGCAGATGCTGTCAATTACTGTGTCGAGATCGAATCTGCCGACCGCTTGCGATCGCTCCAACCCAATTTTGCTCTGCTGGCCCAACTGCCCAAACTGGGCACCATCGTCACCTGCCGCTCCGATCGCCCCGAATACGCCATCCTGTCCCGCTACTTCGCCCCCGCAGCCGGGATTGACGAAGATCCTGTCACCGGTTCCGCCCACAGCAGCCTGGGACCTTACTGGCAGGCCAAACTGGGACAATCGGAGTTTGTGGCTTACCAAGCCTCGCCCCGAGGAGGAGTGGTCGAGGTGCGCAATTTAGGCGATCGCGTTTCCCTTCGCGGTCGAGCTGTCACAGTTCTGCGGGGCGAGTTGCTAGCGCGATCGTCAAAGTAA
- a CDS encoding PolC-type DNA polymerase III — protein sequence MSKTSDRQSPPLLSTELLAHYRQVSTQPLTVIDVETTGSNSDRHRVIEISLLQGSLDSGIRHQQTHLINPSVSVPDRIAEFTGITTSAIADAAPPETIWPTYLPLLSQNVLTAHHLAFDYAFVRSELQRLDTPFLRPPQYQCCTVELSRLLLSHLPSRRLPALVRHFQFPISTSHRAAADTLACWLLAKRLLHEVRSEADDTLLERFGRQSLTLNAAARVLQCSPARASQALQQANIQPLYISRTGTAFYLRQSVEQVYWERRDRQLQLPLQAGEEAETSSH from the coding sequence GTGTCTAAAACATCCGATCGCCAATCCCCCCCACTCCTCTCCACCGAACTGCTGGCCCACTACCGGCAAGTCAGCACCCAACCCCTCACCGTCATTGACGTTGAAACCACGGGTTCCAATAGCGATCGCCACCGCGTCATCGAAATTTCACTTCTGCAGGGGTCTCTTGACAGCGGCATCCGCCACCAGCAAACCCACCTGATTAATCCCAGCGTTTCTGTCCCCGATCGCATTGCCGAATTCACCGGCATTACCACCTCTGCGATCGCTGACGCCGCTCCCCCCGAAACCATTTGGCCCACCTACCTACCGCTGCTCTCCCAAAACGTCCTCACCGCCCACCATCTCGCCTTCGATTACGCCTTCGTTCGCTCGGAACTGCAGCGACTCGACACCCCCTTCCTGCGCCCGCCCCAATACCAATGCTGCACCGTCGAACTCTCGCGCCTACTCCTCTCTCACCTACCCTCCCGACGCTTGCCCGCCCTCGTGCGCCACTTCCAATTCCCGATCTCCACCTCTCATCGTGCTGCAGCCGATACCCTGGCTTGCTGGCTGCTAGCCAAACGCCTCCTGCACGAAGTGCGATCTGAAGCAGATGACACTCTACTAGAACGCTTTGGCCGTCAATCTCTCACCCTCAACGCCGCCGCCAGAGTCTTGCAATGCTCCCCTGCACGAGCGAGCCAAGCCCTCCAGCAAGCAAACATTCAGCCCCTCTATATCAGTCGCACGGGTACGGCATTTTATCTGCGGCAGTCCGTAGAGCAAGTGTATTGGGAGAGACGCGATCGCCAGCTACAGTTGCCCCTGCAAGCAGGAGAGGAGGCCGAAACCTCCTCCCACTAA
- a CDS encoding helix-turn-helix domain-containing protein, which produces MHREDIKAALRKAGYTLSEIAREFDVTPTTVSKIVKGSCRSRRIEAAIAEKLQVPIEEVFPEKYADLHKSRSFPCRS; this is translated from the coding sequence ATGCATAGAGAGGACATCAAGGCCGCCTTGAGAAAGGCTGGCTATACCCTAAGCGAAATTGCCCGGGAGTTTGATGTAACTCCCACCACAGTCAGCAAAATCGTCAAGGGTAGTTGCAGAAGTCGCAGGATTGAAGCTGCTATCGCAGAAAAATTGCAGGTCCCGATCGAGGAAGTCTTTCCCGAAAAGTATGCGGACCTGCACAAGAGCAGATCGTTTCCCTGCAGAAGTTAA
- a CDS encoding DUF4351 domain-containing protein: MTSPRADFDTPWKEMLELYFEPCLRLFFPAAQAQIDWSRPYEFLDKELQQIARDAELGRRYADKLVRVWLLDGRDLWILIHVEVQGQRDDSFPERMYIYNTRIAERYGRPVASLAILCDTSPNWQPSEFVREVLGCRLEFRFLTAKLLGYKQRWAELEASSNPFATVAMAHLQAQATRGDERDRLQWKLRLIRRLYERGFEREDIIQLFHFIDWVMALPEELEQEVWEEIQAYEREQRMPYISSVERIGLAKGLEQGLEQGLERGLERGLERGLERGLEQGLEQGRQQEALRMLLRLMERRFGPIPHPFQTQLQELTVVQLEELLDTALTVASLKQLAESLTQRFSER, from the coding sequence ATGACCTCACCCCGAGCAGACTTCGATACCCCCTGGAAGGAGATGCTGGAGCTCTATTTTGAGCCCTGCCTCCGGCTCTTCTTCCCCGCCGCTCAGGCCCAAATCGACTGGTCGCGTCCCTACGAGTTTCTCGACAAAGAGCTCCAGCAGATCGCCCGCGATGCCGAATTGGGCCGTCGTTATGCGGACAAACTGGTGCGGGTTTGGCTGCTGGACGGACGGGACCTGTGGATTCTCATTCATGTGGAAGTGCAGGGCCAGAGAGATGACTCTTTCCCCGAGCGCATGTATATCTACAACACCCGCATTGCCGAGCGCTACGGTCGCCCCGTGGCGAGTTTAGCCATCCTCTGCGACACCAGTCCCAACTGGCAGCCCAGCGAGTTTGTGCGCGAGGTCTTGGGCTGTCGCCTGGAATTCCGCTTTCTCACAGCAAAGTTGCTAGGCTACAAGCAGCGCTGGGCCGAATTGGAGGCCAGCAGCAATCCGTTTGCAACCGTTGCGATGGCTCACCTGCAGGCGCAGGCCACTCGTGGGGACGAGCGCGATCGCCTGCAGTGGAAACTGCGGTTGATTCGGCGGCTGTACGAACGGGGCTTCGAGCGCGAGGATATCATCCAGCTCTTTCACTTCATCGATTGGGTGATGGCATTGCCGGAGGAGTTGGAGCAAGAGGTTTGGGAGGAGATTCAAGCTTACGAGCGGGAGCAGAGGATGCCTTACATCAGCAGTGTGGAAAGAATCGGTCTGGCCAAAGGGCTCGAACAAGGGCTCGAACAGGGGCTCGAACGAGGGCTCGAACGAGGGCTCGAACGAGGGCTCGAACGAGGGCTCGAACAAGGGCTCGAACAGGGGCGACAACAAGAAGCGCTCCGTATGCTACTGCGTTTAATGGAACGTCGGTTTGGCCCGATTCCGCATCCATTTCAGACTCAACTTCAGGAACTGACCGTAGTGCAGCTAGAGGAGTTACTCGATACAGCTCTAACCGTTGCCTCACTCAAACAACTGGCCGAATCCTTGACCCAAAGGTTCTCCGAACGGTAA
- a CDS encoding sulfotransferase family 2 domain-containing protein: MKEFLRRTHRVTDLAYGYFQIARQGFWFIDIPRTSSTSIRAELGKRFGKTHGKINTDKGYATQQIFEDHLTAREMRKRLGGFLWKKIFTFSIVRNPWDRTLSMYFFRLKRGTIPSEWTFRDYAIALTSSSPESDLFKYHASRYGLSDYVTGDDSEIIVDYIGRFENRETLKVIADRLKFKELGILSIQSASPKGKHYSEFYNEEIRDMVGRFYSKDIELFGYNFEVKS; encoded by the coding sequence ATGAAGGAATTCCTGAGACGCACTCATCGTGTAACGGATTTAGCCTATGGTTATTTCCAAATAGCGAGGCAGGGATTTTGGTTTATTGACATCCCCAGAACATCTTCTACCAGTATTCGTGCGGAACTCGGAAAGCGCTTTGGCAAAACTCATGGAAAGATCAATACTGACAAAGGATATGCTACCCAACAAATATTTGAAGATCACTTAACTGCTCGGGAAATGAGAAAGCGATTGGGAGGATTTTTATGGAAAAAAATTTTCACATTCTCAATCGTCCGCAATCCTTGGGATAGGACTTTATCAATGTATTTCTTTAGGTTGAAGAGAGGTACAATTCCCAGTGAATGGACCTTTCGCGATTATGCGATCGCTTTGACGAGCTCTTCTCCCGAGAGCGATCTTTTTAAGTACCATGCTTCTCGATATGGCTTATCCGACTACGTTACGGGAGATGATAGCGAGATTATAGTTGACTATATCGGTCGTTTTGAAAATAGAGAAACTCTCAAAGTAATTGCAGATCGCCTAAAATTTAAAGAATTAGGTATATTGTCGATCCAGAGCGCATCGCCAAAAGGAAAGCACTATTCAGAATTTTATAATGAAGAAATTCGCGATATGGTTGGCAGATTTTACAGCAAGGATATCGAGCTGTTTGGCTATAATTTTGAAGTTAAGTCGTAG